The nucleotide sequence CAGCCTCCCTAGTCGGTTTGAAGTATCCATGCCTGGATGCTAGGGTTCATCCCTGACGGAAGCGGTCAGGGACGATTCAAATATTTGGGGGTGCCATGCGATTGCAGCAGATAGCCAAGATTCTTCAGGCTCTCGACCTTCTCAATCGCCCACAAGGGGCCACCCTGCGGGAACTTTCAGACGGTCTCGCCGTAAGCGAGCGATCAGTCTACCGAATGTTCGACATCATGCAGCAGATGGGCTTCCCCATCTATGACGAGCAGATACCATTGCAGAAGGTGAAACGCTGGCGACTGGAGGAGGGCTACGCACAGCGGTTGCCCAACGTGAGCGTCCCCTCGCCGCACCTCACCCTTCGCGAGATGATTGGGCTCTACCTCGCGGGGGGCGACCCGGGACCTTTCCGGGGGTCCGGCATCGAGGATTCCCTGGCCACGGCCTTCTCCAAATTCGAGGCCTTCCTGCCTAAAGGCATCATGCCCAAACTGGACAGATTCCGTTCCCTGTTCCTGTTCAGCGAGGGATTCGAGAAAAGCCTTGAGGGCAAAGAGCAGATCGTGGAGAGCCTGACCAGGGCCATGCTCGCGGAGCGCACCTGCCAGGTGACCTACGACTCTTTCTCCGCTGAATGCCGCAAGACATTCCTCATCGACCCGTTGCACTTCTTCGAGAGACGGGGCGGGCTATACCTTTTCGTGAACGTGCCCGCCTACGGCGACATCCGGTTGCTGGCCGTGGAGCGCATCCATAGCCTTGAGGAGACCAGAGACTCGTTCCAGTATCCGGAAGGGTTCGACCCGAAGCGGAAACTTGGGGAAGCCTTCGACCTGATCTTCGACGACCCTGTGACCGCGAGGATCCGAATCTCCGCCGACCAAGTGAAATACGTGATGGAACGCCGTTACTTTCAAGACAAGAACATCAGGCGGCTAGATGATGGCGGGATCGAGCTGACCCTGACAACCTCGGGTCGGATGGATCTGAAGCGATGGATACTCTCCCTGGGAGGAGGCGCGGAACTTTTGGAGCCCGAAGATCTGCGGAAGGAGTTGGCCGAAACCTGCAAGGAACTCGCGAGGACGTACCTGGCGAACGAGCGTTGAGTGTCATGTTGCTTATTGACGATTTGTCTTTCAGACACGGTGAACTTGGGACGGTGGGCCAGTTAACAACGCCTGACGTATGGTCACATCAAAGAGGCAGCAGCCTACCCGATGAGTAGTATTCTTCTGTCAAAGGCACCGCGAGCCTCGGAGGCAGACACGGACGAACCGAATCAGCCGAGATACGAGCAGGGTGGCTAACCGGTTTCCGAGTTGGCCTGCACCCAGGTTTTCCGTGCGTCGTACACCTTCTTGAACTGTTCAGGGCCTGACAGCTCCCGGGGATATTTCACGCCTACCACCCCCCAGTTTAGCCAAGCCAGTTTGTCGGTTTGGCACCTCCGACCCGCCCTTAGAGCATACCCGCGTCCCACATCATTCGCGCCAAAGCCGAGCAATACTAGTCGGGCGTGAATAGAGTCCAACTGTTCGTCGCTTGGTGGGCCTAACGAGGCCAGAACGTTGATGTTCGGAAATAGCGTGCGCAGGCGGAGCGCATCAAGGGCTCCCTCCACCAGGATCAAAGGCCGCCCCGGTGCACATAGGTGATTGCCGAACCACAGCCTGGGTGCGGCTTGGGCAAACGCCTGGTGCTGAGACTTTTGAGACAACCTGAACTCGGCGGAGGGGTGCCGTTCGATACGCTGCACCCAAAGATCGGAGACGCGGAATGAGGATGGATCAATGACAGGGAAGACCACCCCGCTCCCTTCATTGTCCTGGTAGAGTCGGAGTTGGAAATCTGCAATCGATTGCGTGTTTACCCCGCATGCGCCGGCCAGCCACGCGATCACCTCGTCGCAAGCACTGAATTCGCACCTCTCGTCGAGCAGGGGATAGCTGGCCAGCACGTCCTCATGCACTTCCTGCTCTTTTGCTCTACCTTGGGCTATGCTGGCGGGCGGTTTCTGGCTGGTAACGAGAATCCTACGCCCGGCTGTGGCAAACGCCTCCCCTGCACCATCCTCAAACGCGGGGAATTTGCTCAGAATCATGCTCGCCTCGGTGTGGGGATCAGATTCGAGCCAGTTCATCATGTGTAGGAGTTTCGGGAGCGTGCCATATGCGCCGCATTTGCTGCACCGGAATCTGGGGGCGCGCTTGTCAGAGATTTTGATTGAAAATGAATAACTCCTGTCCTTCCCACCTTTGTGCTTCCATTTTGCGAGAGGGCAAGCCGAGCGAATTACATTGATGGGCATGCTGCCAGGGTAAATTTCAGACCCTAGAGCGACAATAAATCGCCTTGCATTGTCCGTGTCTATCTTCATGTAAAATCTCCTTATATATGAATTCGTATTTGTTACAATTATACATTTGTATTGATTTGTATCAATGATTGTTTGTCAGCTTGTTCACTCTGCGTTGAATTTTCATGATAAATGCTGGCACAAGGATGACTATCTAGTAGTGTTATGGCATGCGAACCGCGTCCTGCGACAGAAATTTACGTTCATCGTCAAACGATTTTCTTAGCATTCTGCAAAAGAGGGATTGAATCCAGCGTCGTCCGGGTCGGTTTCTGACAACCATCCGGTCCTACAGATGGCTACTCCAGAGGGCGTACGGCCAAAGCGGGCCTCACAGCGGTGCCACGCTAGACGGGGTTTGCCTCGCGTGCTGGCAGTGGGGAGGGAAGGTAGGGGGAGGGCGAGAAAAACGTGTAGGGGGCAGATTGCGGCTGTTTATGAGCACCTTGCTCATCAGGTTAATGGGCAATGGAAGATATCCCTTTGCGCCCTGTTTGGGTTCTTCCGGGCTGGCCGGGATTGGCACCGCATACCTGGCATAGACGCTTCCCACGGACAGCAGGGGGAGTCCGGCTGAACTGGCCACCCGCCACATATCGCTCTGAGGAGACCAGTAAGGATGCCACCGCCCCCACCGCAACGGAGCCTAATCGGACCTTGGGGCACCTGCAATCGATTGCAGTCATAAGTCGGTAGGCATAGCCCTCCGGCACCATGCGTCCACTGGAGCAGCCCCCAATTTGACCGGACACCCTGGCCAACCGAGGAGGTAAGGCTAGAGGTATGTCCAGACCTAGTGCTAATGAGTTTTCCACGGTCGAACTGTTGAACGAGGTCCAGCGTCATCGCTGTCCATTGGCGGAGAGGCTTCGGATCGTCGAGGAGTCATCCCTGAGGTGGATGAGCGTCGTATGAGACCCGCAAGCACAGCATCGCCCCAAACCAGTTCTTCCGATGTAGGAAGCTCATGAGCGAAGGCGGCAAGGTGGAAGTGCTTCCTGAGGCTCAGTCATTGGTCATGCCGGGAGGCACTGAGGACATGGCAAACGACGTCATGGAGGGGATGCTGGTATAAGCCCGGACATCGCCTGGGGAGTTACCCGAGAGATGCCCTTTGAACCTGCCAAGCGGCCCGTAGACGATAGGCAGGATCGGTCGCGCCAAATAAAGCTGTTCGTATGCAGAGACCTCAACACCTAAAGAGATAAGAATGCCGCCATCCAAGCTGAGAGAAGGACAACTTGTCCAAAATCCAAAGACTCCTTCGTTAGGGCCTGGTAAGGTCGTGGCAGTTGCCGGAGACATCATCCATGTCATCTGGCGGGATGCCAATGAGCAACAGTCCGCGCTGAAGTACAGACAGGAAACCTTGGTTCTGGCAGAGATTCAATCCGATCCGATTCTGGACAACCTTCCGCCCCTACGGGAGGTTGCTGGGAAATGGTTGTTGCCGGCAAAACGCCTCATGGTCGCCGATGCTGTGGCCAAATTCACTGCCCAGTTCCCTAATGGATTTTACGATCCGGCCTACTACGGAGACAGAAATTGCGGGGAGCGGAACTATAAGCTGGAGGCAACCTATCACTACGAAGAGTTGTTGGGTCTAGGGCAGGCTAGGCAACTCCTGGAGAAAGGAGACTTAGAGGAATTGAGTCGCAGGACACTTAAAGTTCTCGCCAGCATCAACTACCTAGACAAGCGCTTCGGAGAACCTCTCTTCAAGGAAGCATTGGCTGATCGTTCGGCTGCCTCGCGATACTTCATGGCCCTCTTCAATCTGCTCGACGCTCCTACCGTGAGCGAGGAAACCTTCTCACCCTACGCCGAAGCTGTCTGCGAACTACCGGTCATGCGGCGTAGCGGCCGTGTCGCCACCTGGCCGGTTGCCACGGCATTGCCCTACATCGCTCAGCCTCACAGACACGTCTACCTCAAGCCTTCCGAAACGCAGGCGGCGGCAGACCGACTGGGATTCAACCTCAACTACAGCGCGTCTCCCAACTGGCGAACCTACTCGTGCTACCTCAAGATGTGCGACATCTACCGCGACCTGCTTACCGAGCTTAAGCCAAGAGACTACATCGACATTCAGTCCTTCATCTATGTGACCTGTGGCGGGTACGACAGGTAAATCTGGAAAACGATGGGAAGCAGCTACTGCACCGGGGGGGACCATAAACCCCAGGCACTCAGGTGAGTATAATGCGAGGACGAATACGCGGAATTTGCTGAATCCTTGAGGGCAACAATGCCCTCCTGCCCGGAAACCAGATTAACCCGCAGAAGCCAAGGTGCTAGCTCCTGATAAATCGGGAGATGCCTGTGTCCCGGATCCGGTCACCGGACCAGCTCACTACATCACCTGATCACATAATGACTCCATCGGGTGAACATCCAGTGAACTCATTGGGGGCTGAGGTAATCCCCCCGATAAAAGGTCGTTCTGAAAAGTAGAAGGGTCATGACTAGAACAGCGGCCTAGCCCTGACGATTATCAGGAGGCCTTTGTAATGGTCGGGGGCATGGCGTGTGTGCGGTCAGTGACGCGGCATCCTAGTGCTTTCGGCCTCGCAAGACAAGCAGTGGGGTACTTGTCTCTGGCAAGGAATAGAGGACGCGCGATGAGTAGGCTCGATGGTGTCCGCTCTGTCGAACATTAAGGCGGGGTAGGCGGCTATTTGCTCAATAAAAGGTAGGAAAACACGCAAAAATGCGTTTTGTTGCTGTTAAATTAAGGATAGATTTGGCTGTCTTCGATCCTAATACTCGTAAGCGGAGGAGCAACGCGCGATGGGTCTCACTGACATTTTGTCCCTATTAAGTGCTCCGCTTATTCTGCTGATGCCGACTGTGCTAGAAGCCCTGCGATATAAGGGCGCTCCAGAAATTCTATCCTTGCTCATCCTTGTTTTAATGGTCGTCGTAATCATTCGGGCAGTGCGTGCATGGTGGCCGTTTGTACGCCAAATCCGCCGTTGCAGCCGCAAGCTCAATTCCATACCCGTCGAAGGGATGACCGAGGTGCAATATCAGGATTTTCTGGCAGAGCTACCAACTCTGGGGCCAGACCTAGTTGCACCTTGGAAGAGGTTCTCGCAGACTCTGGTTCAAAAGGGTGGCGGGGCGCTCTTTCTCACTGTGAATCCCACAACATTTTTCTCGACTGAACAGTTTGAGGGCATAGTCAAACTGCGCCGGTTGGCGAAGTGGTCCGGGCTGTTCGTTGGCATCGGCTTGCTTTTGACATTTCTTGGACTGGTGGCCGCCTTGAGTTCGGCAACATTGGCAATTCAGGCTGCGACAGATAACGGGGGACAGGGCCAGGAAGCAATGCAAGGTGCACTCAAAGACCTCTTGAGTGCAGCCAGTTTCAAATTCTATACGTCTATCTTCGGACTGTTTGCCTCGCTGGTGGTCAGTTATTTGGAGAAGAAATTTCGTCAAAAGCTTGAAGGCGAGCTCCGCACATTCAGGCAACAGGTTGAGCGTCTGCTGCCCATCCAGGTCCCAGAACAGCTTCTTATTGACCAGTTGCGTGAGTCACAGGAGACGACATCGCAGATCAAACGGTTCAATACCGAAATGAGCGAAGGGCTGATCCGAATGTCCGGTGCCGTGGCCACCGCCATGCACGAAGCTGTCAGGCCGGTCCATCAGGAATTGCGTGACGGATTCTTATCGACTTCGGAAGCAGTGTCCCAAGCGGTGGTCCAGGCGGTCGACCCAATCAGTCAAGGATTGGACCAAGTGGGCCTGAACATTGGCGCGATGGAAGAGACTATCGGCCGAACTATCGGCGAAAATCTCAGGGCCATGCAGGAGGAAACGCTCAACGTCCTGGCAACTCGAATGAACCAGGTCGTGGACCAACAGGCCGGAGCAGAACTGACCTCAATGGCCAACACACTGGAAACGCTGACGCACTCGCTGGCTCAGATGAAAGACTCTCTGGACAGTGGCGGTGGTGCATTCGCTTCAACGCTGGAGGCGGCGGCCCGAGAACTGCGTGAAGGTGTGGCAGGATTGGCCGAGGCCACCAGAGGGATAAGCCAAAGCGTCGCTCAAGATGTCAGTCAGGCGCAAACCGCTCTCCAGGAACGCCTGCACGGAATTGGTGAAGGGATGGCTCAGGCTTTGGCTCAAATGCGAGAAGCAATGTCTGAGGCCGTTGGAAACGTGACGGGGGAGAGCGCTCAGGCCGTGGCTACATTGGGCAAGGCTGTTGAGGCAATGGCCGAGACCCTGCGTCGCACCGCCACCGAAACCGGTGACCAGACCTCCCGTAATGCTCAAGCCATGAATGACTCCATTGCAGGTGTCCTGCGAGAGATGCGTGATGAATCTGCCCGAGTGGCGAAAGCTAATCAGGAAGCCATGGAGAATCTACTCCAAGTAAGCTCGGCGGCGAGAGAGAACATGAGCGTTGCCCTCTCCAAGGTCGGCGAGGAGGTTTCGGCCCAGGGACAGGCCGCTGCGGCTAAGCTTACCGATGGGACTGTCTCCGTACTGGGTTCGTTGAACGATTCGTTGGATAATATGAAGCGGCACATCCAGG is from Fundidesulfovibrio soli and encodes:
- a CDS encoding WYL domain-containing protein, which gives rise to MFDIMQQMGFPIYDEQIPLQKVKRWRLEEGYAQRLPNVSVPSPHLTLREMIGLYLAGGDPGPFRGSGIEDSLATAFSKFEAFLPKGIMPKLDRFRSLFLFSEGFEKSLEGKEQIVESLTRAMLAERTCQVTYDSFSAECRKTFLIDPLHFFERRGGLYLFVNVPAYGDIRLLAVERIHSLEETRDSFQYPEGFDPKRKLGEAFDLIFDDPVTARIRISADQVKYVMERRYFQDKNIRRLDDGGIELTLTTSGRMDLKRWILSLGGGAELLEPEDLRKELAETCKELARTYLANER
- a CDS encoding toprim domain-containing protein, which produces MKIDTDNARRFIVALGSEIYPGSMPINVIRSACPLAKWKHKGGKDRSYSFSIKISDKRAPRFRCSKCGAYGTLPKLLHMMNWLESDPHTEASMILSKFPAFEDGAGEAFATAGRRILVTSQKPPASIAQGRAKEQEVHEDVLASYPLLDERCEFSACDEVIAWLAGACGVNTQSIADFQLRLYQDNEGSGVVFPVIDPSSFRVSDLWVQRIERHPSAEFRLSQKSQHQAFAQAAPRLWFGNHLCAPGRPLILVEGALDALRLRTLFPNINVLASLGPPSDEQLDSIHARLVLLGFGANDVGRGYALRAGRRCQTDKLAWLNWGVVGVKYPRELSGPEQFKKVYDARKTWVQANSETG